A segment of the Camelus bactrianus isolate YW-2024 breed Bactrian camel chromosome 22, ASM4877302v1, whole genome shotgun sequence genome:
GGTGGTCGAGCTCAGTGTTGGGATTCAGCTCCAAATGGGGGTTGGTCCAGCTCAGTGATGGAGTCCAGGTTATAATAGACAGTGGTCCAGTACAGAATGAAGGGGTCCATCACACTGGGGAGTCGTCCAACCCAATGTTGAGATCTAGCTCAAATTGGGGGATTATCCAGTCCAGAATAGGGGTCCAGTTCAGAATGGAGGTTGGTCCAGTCCAGTGTTGGTGTCCAGCTCAGACTGGGGAATGGTCCAGCCAAGAGCAAGGGATCCAAGCTAGACTGGAGGAGTCAGCCAGCCCCGAGTAGGGATCCCAGCCCATACTGGGCATTCCTGCCCCAGAATTTCCAGGACAACCAGGTTTCAGGGAGCAGAGGGTCCTGAAATTGTTGTCTACAGGGGTCTGAGGCTGGGCCCCTGCCTTCTGCTGTGGCCTTGGCTTTTTGAGAGATGTTCTCTCTGTGAGCCCAAATCAAATCCGGACCAGTGTGGAAGCTGGCACCCCTCCCGCAGAAGACATGGACAGGCGGGCAGACTCCAGAAGCCAGCTGGGTTTCCCTTCTCTGCCACTTCCTGTTGTCAGCAGGGGCCATGGGTGCCCGGGCACTCTCAGGAGAAGCTGCCTCTGACCCTCCACTTCTTTTGGGATctgaaaagaaggaggaagatggtcaaggctgcttccccctcccccacccctgggtTTAGCATTTCGTTTCCGGTTTGGACTTTCATGGCTGAGAGCAGAGCCAAGCACAGGGCAAGGTTTGACAGAGGCCAAGGACATCCCGGGATGCCATTCCCCTCTCCACCCCTGCATACGAGCAAGACAAAGCTAGATGTACCCATCTCTTTCTCGGAGCAGCAAAATTTGGGGGTGCTCCAGGTTCAGAGAGCACTTGGGAGAGAAAATAGGGTGGCTCTcattcccctcccacccctgcctttcTCTCCAGCTGCTCTTTCAGCTAATTAACGGAGCTCTGGGGCCTCTGACCTCCAGGGAGCCCCTGGCTGCTGCCTTGGCCTGAGCCTTAactccttcccctctgcccagTGGGCTCCACCCTGGGCACATTGGGTGCCATCCTCTGGGTAGTCCAGCACCCACTGAGAAAGGCAGAGCCTGGCAGCCCAGGAGCAGTGAAGTCCCTGGAAAAGGAAGTTAGCTttagcaccccacccccagggcaggcaggccAGCCAGGAGGGACACCCTCAGGAGAATCTTCCCACCGCCTCCTGCCAAGGAGGGCCTTTACAGACCTTGGCCAGCAGGGAGCAGGTACCTATAAATGCTTCCCTGGCAACCAGCTCCTCTTCCCCTGTCCCCCGAGGCCCTCCCAAGGAAGCCAGCTCTGAGGCTCTGTGTATTCCTGGTTTCCCTGCAAAGGGAAGGTTCCAGGGAGAGCTCAGAGCAGCCTGGGATGGATCTGGgctcaggcaggggctggggtggggactcAGAGACCACCTTCCAGCTGTGGCTGCAGCTGCTCCTCTGGGGCCACCTGATTGTCCGTTTCCTGGGCTACCTGCGCCACACCCTTTTGGCACCTAAGCCTCAGCCAGCACCGTGAGCCTCCCTGGCCAGGGGCAGACAGGCCCCAGATCACCCTATCCCACTGCACCCCTCATTGTACCCTctgctggaagaggcaggaagcagaggtGAGTATGGGGGCTCCTGGCTGGGATTCCCCCCATCAGTATCCCTCTTTATCTGCCCACTCTTCCTGGCACTGCCACACCCTGCGTCCCATCCCCAAATCTGGCAAACCGATGGCACCAGAGAGGACACAGCCTGGGCTGTTCTGCACTTTGAAAGGCTAGAGCAGGGCTGTGCTAGGATCAAGGTGCCCTGTGGAGCCTCTCAGTGGGGTACCAGCAGACAGACAGAGGCACCAGCAGACAGACAGAGGCGTAGGCCCACAAGTGGTGGAAAAGCAGGATGTGGCCGTTCTCAGGGACAGCTGCGAACAAAAGGAGAAGCAAGCCCAGGCTTTCTCCTGGGTTCCTCCCAAGCCCACTCCTCTCTGACTTCTTGGGTGGGTGACAGTAGAGCCCCAAAAGGGtacctcacccccacctccatccagAATGTAGTGTGTACGTTTGGAGATTTCCAAGGAAGGTGATTCTGCTAATGAAAGCATTGGATGTGGTGCAGGCCCCAGGCTTAGAGAGGTCTGACAGTTGGTGGCCCAACCAGGCACCAGCCTAGGATTCCTGGCCATTCCTTGATCACCCCCTCTGCTCAGTCATTCTTTGTAGGGCTTTTCTGGCTAACAGTCTTTCCTGAATCTGCCACTCCTGTAGCCCCATGAAAGGCTCTTAACTTTGAACGCTGAGGGAAAGACTTGGGGACAATTAGGGGGGACAGGGTTGTGGCTACCCATGAGGCTATGTGGGATTCCTGGCACTGTATATGGGTGGGATAAGCCAATGATAGGCAAAGCCAAAGTAAAAGTGTGCAGGACCCCTCAGGATGGCAACTGTCCCAGGAACAACAGGGTTGAGGACAGCTCTGTCCAAGGGCCACCCTGATGCCTGGTGACCAGTCAGAAATAAAGCAGTTAATATCATGGGCATTGGGGCCCGGGAAGTGATCCCAGGCCAGTCTTCTCACCTGTACGATGGGAGTAAGAGCAGCTCTGAGCCATCAGTGTAGGAATTAAGCACAGGAAGCATTCAGCACAGAGCTGGTACACAGGGAGGGTCCCTGAACAACCATGCGCCTGGCCCCAGGTGGCAGTTACAAGGACAGGTCCGTAATGTAAGAATACATCTGGCCACACACTTAAGATTTAAGCACTCAATGCTCCGCCTGTGTTTtatacctccattttaaaaaatacttaaaagcaaaattaatagCTAACACTTATATGGCTCTAACCCTTGCCAGGCACCATCCAACACCCTTTGCGAAGGTtaactcattcagtcctcacaatcaccctgccAGGTCATGattattattgtccccattttacagatgaggaaaaccaaAGCCCAGAGGTGAGATCAGttccctaaggtcacacagctcatcagGGACCAGGCCAGGATCCGAACCTGATCTCGTCTCAGAATCCTGGTCCTTAACTGCTTTTCTGGGCTACCTCTCCACATTAGCGGGAATGCCTGttttcaggcctcagtttcctgggaTGGTAAATGGGGAGAATGGATAAAAGGAAAGTTGGCAAGTGAAACAAATGAGATAGTGGACACAGAACAGCAAGCCCAGGGTCCCCCAAGAAGGCTTCAGTGTTAGCCGGATGGTGATGTTTGCTTTGGGGTGCAGAGGGGCCTGCAGGGGGCGGACATCAGGCAAAGCTTCCCTTGAacctgctctggagtgagggcCCCTCTATTGGCAAAGGCAGGAATGGGGCCAGCTGGGGGCCAAGGCAACAGCTGAACCCCCCAAGGGCGCCTGCTACCCGAGCCCCAGAGGCCTCCACCCGGGGCCTGGCCTCCCTAGAGAAGGGGCCAGAGGAGCAGCCAAATCCCGAGGCTATAAATACCTCGGCCGGCGGCGTCGCTGGCTGTGGAATGCCGGTCAGAACTGGGGCGAGGGGGGGTGGGCCGGCCTGGGCGCCGCCCTTTGTCCCCCTGAGGGTGACCCCCAAGTTGCTCTGTCCCCCATTttggacagagtgcaggctggaCCCTACCTCTCTCTGGTAAAGggagcccaggccccagcccagatcagcccccaccccccaacaggCTACCCTCAGACTCAGTCAGGGCATCCGAAGACACTGGGAGAAGGTCAGGCTCTGGGCTGAGACGACTGCACCCCACTATCCACAAATCCGCATCCCTCCAGGAATAGCCCAGGACCAGGCCAACGAGATGGGGTCTCCAACTaactctcctctctccctttcagtGAAAGAGTTTTTAGCCAAAGCCAAagaagattttcttaaaaaatgggaaaatcctGCTCAGGTAAGCCCCCTGGGTACAGAGCCCTGGGAGGGTTGAGCTGatgtccccccaaccccccacctgCATCACTGTGACATAGCTAGGATTTTAGGGCCCTGGAGGGCTGCAGACCTGCCCTCATTTGCTCCCTAGATACCCAGGTGCTCCTGGGTGGAGGCCCCTGATCACCCTCTGCTGGGCTCCCCCACCCCATAACCCCCTTCCAACTGGCAGCCCCTGCCCCCCAGGCAGCTGCCAGCAGCTCCTGGGCCCCAGGCCAGGGCCGGATCTGGCCCCTGCCACCAGCCTTGAGGAATGCGCCCTCCACCATCTTGTTTTTCCGCCCCTTCCTCACCCGCCTGGCTCCACCTGGTCCTCAGGGCCCCCTCTGCTGGTGTCAGGGGGGATGCCCCAAACTTTGGCCCAGCAGGCTACAGGGAGCCAGGGAGTCCCTGACCCTCCGGACCCCCTCTGCCTACAGAATACAGCCCATTTGGATCAGTTTGAACGAATCAAGACCCTCGGCACGGGCTCCTTCGGACGGGTGATGCTAGTAAAGCACAAGGAGAGCGGAAACCACTTTGCCATGAAGATCCTTGACAAACAGAAGGTGAGGCCAGCCCTCACCACCCAAGAGTGGGAAGGGTACCATGCTGCCTTCAGGAAGCTTCCCCTCCAGGGTAGCCACCGATGCCAGTCCAGGCACTGGACGTAGGGTGAGACACCTTGCCTCATTCGAGGACCCCAGGAATCTTCCTAGGGGAAGTGGCTTTTATACAGACCAtctttctgtaaatatttttgagaCTCTACTTTTCCC
Coding sequences within it:
- the SMIM46 gene encoding small integral membrane protein 46, producing the protein MLPWQPAPLPLSPEALPRKPALRLCVFLVSLQREGSRESSEQPGMDLGSGRGWGGDSETTFQLWLQLLLWGHLIVRFLGYLRHTLLAPKPQPAP